The proteins below come from a single Crossiella sp. CA-258035 genomic window:
- a CDS encoding histidinol-phosphatase, producing MTTFDLHTHHSRCGHARGELRSYIEAAISHGLDIIGVSDHSPFFADPAEQPLPGVAMAKSEFPAYLDEAIRLRAEYRDRIKVLVGVESDYFPEHAELYASIYARYPLDYVIGSVHVLDGVDLFRRERWQGASKADLRKAKEDYCDLVARSASAGMFDILGHIDVIKAVCPEIAEIDTPAVDTMLDAIVAADVVVEVNTSGKTKDCGGWYPADDLLERARRRGVKMTFGSDAHDPERVGEEHELVRKQLKEMGFREWYVFEQRRRIRLPL from the coding sequence ATGACCACCTTCGACCTGCACACCCACCATTCCCGGTGCGGGCACGCGCGGGGCGAGCTGCGCAGCTACATCGAGGCGGCGATCAGCCACGGCCTGGACATCATCGGGGTGTCGGACCATTCGCCGTTCTTCGCCGACCCGGCCGAGCAGCCGCTGCCGGGGGTGGCGATGGCGAAGTCGGAGTTCCCGGCCTACCTGGACGAGGCCATCCGGCTGCGCGCGGAATACCGCGATCGGATCAAAGTCCTGGTCGGGGTCGAGTCCGACTACTTCCCGGAGCACGCGGAGCTTTACGCGAGCATCTACGCCCGGTATCCATTGGATTATGTGATCGGTTCGGTGCACGTGCTCGACGGTGTCGACCTGTTCCGCAGGGAGCGCTGGCAAGGAGCGAGCAAGGCTGACCTGCGGAAGGCCAAGGAAGATTACTGCGACCTGGTCGCGCGTTCGGCCAGTGCCGGAATGTTCGATATCCTTGGCCACATCGACGTGATCAAGGCGGTCTGTCCGGAAATCGCGGAAATCGACACGCCGGCGGTCGACACAATGCTTGACGCGATCGTGGCGGCCGATGTGGTCGTCGAGGTGAACACCTCAGGCAAGACCAAGGACTGCGGTGGTTGGTATCCAGCCGATGACCTGCTGGAACGCGCCCGGCGTCGAGGGGTCAAGATGACCTTCGGCTCGGATGCGCACGACCCGGAACGAGTAGGGGAAGAGCACGAGCTGGTCCGGAAGCAGTTGAAGGAAATGGGCTTCCGGGAGTGGTACGTCTTCGAACAACGACGTCGGATCC
- a CDS encoding glucose 1-dehydrogenase → MQGLDGKVAIVTGGAQGIGRATVDRLVAEGVAVTIADVSDDYGKAAEAELTEAGGRVWYAHTDVADEESVIAAVTGTAEQFGRVDFLVNCAAVFIMRGLEATVDEWRRIMDVNIMGQALCVKHAAPHMARAGGGSIVNIASISGHIAQPGYLTYNATKAAVANMTRCMALDLADSGIRVNAVNPGTVWNANNERYHREELGLTRAQADQHPDIGGKHILKRTADPSEIASTIAFLLSAEASYVTGENLMVDGGYTAL, encoded by the coding sequence ATGCAGGGGCTTGACGGCAAGGTGGCGATCGTCACCGGTGGCGCCCAGGGAATTGGCCGCGCGACCGTGGACCGGCTGGTGGCCGAGGGGGTCGCGGTCACCATCGCGGATGTCAGCGACGATTACGGCAAGGCCGCCGAAGCGGAACTGACCGAGGCCGGTGGGCGGGTCTGGTACGCCCACACCGATGTCGCCGACGAGGAGTCGGTCATCGCCGCGGTCACCGGGACCGCCGAGCAGTTCGGCCGGGTCGACTTCCTGGTGAACTGCGCCGCGGTGTTCATCATGCGCGGCCTCGAGGCGACCGTGGACGAATGGCGTCGCATCATGGACGTCAACATCATGGGGCAGGCGCTGTGCGTGAAGCACGCGGCGCCGCACATGGCCCGGGCCGGTGGCGGCTCGATCGTCAACATCGCCTCCATTTCCGGCCACATCGCCCAGCCCGGATACCTCACCTACAACGCCACCAAGGCGGCGGTGGCCAACATGACCCGGTGCATGGCGCTGGACCTGGCCGATTCCGGGATCAGGGTCAACGCGGTGAACCCGGGCACGGTCTGGAACGCCAACAACGAGCGCTACCACCGCGAGGAGCTCGGCCTGACCAGGGCACAGGCGGACCAGCACCCGGACATCGGCGGCAAGCACATCCTCAAGCGCACCGCCGACCCCTCGGAAATCGCCTCCACCATCGCGTTCCTGCTCTCCGCCGAGGCCAGCTACGTGACCGGGGAGAACCTGATGGTCGACGGGGGCTACACCGCGCTATGA
- a CDS encoding ParB N-terminal domain-containing protein: protein MGSGSGLEEVAPNSWRIRQLERSPTEIIPISSLRPSDSPRLSGENKEHVKVLAESEAPLPPIIVHRSTMRVIDGMHRLSAAVLRGWDEIEVRFFEGGEQDAFVFAVEANVTHGLPLSLNDRTAAATRIIGIRPQWSDRMIATLSGLSAKTVAAIRRRSSEESPQSNARVSRDGRVRPLNASAGRQLASELMRGNPEASVREIARAAGVSPSTVWDVRERLRQGEDPVPARHRGLTQPKKQPRAEVATPPRREAPDRGQIMDILQKDPSIRSKEKGRQLLRWLNFHTVDLSQVDQLVNDFPEHCSGIIAKLARVNAETWNELANRLEKE from the coding sequence TTGGGGTCTGGCTCCGGCCTGGAAGAAGTCGCGCCGAACTCGTGGCGCATTCGTCAGCTGGAGCGAAGTCCAACCGAGATCATTCCGATCAGCTCGCTGCGGCCGTCTGACTCGCCCCGGCTGAGTGGTGAGAACAAGGAGCACGTCAAAGTCCTCGCCGAATCCGAGGCACCTTTGCCGCCGATCATCGTGCACCGCTCCACCATGCGGGTCATCGATGGCATGCACCGGCTCAGCGCGGCCGTTCTCCGCGGCTGGGACGAGATCGAGGTGCGATTCTTCGAGGGCGGCGAGCAGGACGCCTTCGTCTTCGCGGTGGAGGCCAATGTCACGCACGGCCTGCCGCTGTCGCTGAACGACCGCACGGCCGCGGCCACCCGCATCATCGGTATCCGGCCGCAGTGGTCCGACCGCATGATCGCCACCCTGTCCGGGCTCTCGGCCAAGACCGTGGCCGCGATCCGGCGGCGTTCGAGCGAGGAAAGTCCGCAGTCGAACGCCAGGGTGAGCCGGGACGGCCGGGTGCGCCCGCTCAACGCCTCCGCCGGTCGTCAGCTGGCCAGCGAGCTGATGCGGGGCAACCCCGAGGCCTCGGTCCGGGAGATCGCCAGGGCCGCCGGGGTGTCCCCGTCGACCGTGTGGGACGTCCGCGAGCGCCTGCGGCAGGGCGAGGATCCGGTGCCGGCCAGGCACCGCGGTCTCACCCAGCCGAAGAAGCAGCCGAGGGCCGAGGTCGCCACCCCGCCGCGGCGGGAGGCGCCGGACCGGGGCCAGATCATGGACATCCTGCAGAAGGACCCTTCGATCCGTTCGAAGGAAAAGGGCCGCCAGCTGCTGCGCTGGCTCAACTTCCACACCGTCGACCTGTCGCAGGTGGACCAGTTGGTCAACGACTTCCCGGAGCACTGCTCGGGAATCATCGCGAAGCTGGCGCGGGTCAACGCGGAAACGTGGAACGAATTGGCGAACCGGCTGGAAAAAGAGTGA
- a CDS encoding LacI family DNA-binding transcriptional regulator, which translates to MVRRDRVNSVRRPSQGDVARLAGVSAQTVSRVANEHPNVDPATRERVRAAMSELGYRPNTAARALVTGRFGMIGVVSFDIGDLGNARTFGAITAAAGEAGFSVNFMGVRARTEQAVSEAVDRLAVQSVDGIVLIESRILDTPALTLPSALPVVVADGDRAHGYPGVDIDQADGARQAVNHLLSLGHDTVWHLSGPCDSHAAHRREHAWRDTLRAAGAPVPEPVRGDWSPASGYERGKALAADPEVRAVFAANDQMALGLLRALHEAGRSVPGEVSVVGFDDIPEAAYLPVPLTTVRQDFAEIGRHCVELLVERMANPGGPARHLEVPAKLVTRSSTGRPAVKGH; encoded by the coding sequence ATGGTCAGAAGGGACCGGGTCAACTCGGTGCGCCGCCCGTCCCAGGGCGATGTGGCCCGGCTGGCCGGGGTGTCCGCGCAGACGGTGTCCAGGGTGGCCAACGAGCACCCCAACGTGGACCCGGCCACCAGGGAACGGGTGCGCGCGGCCATGTCCGAACTGGGCTACCGGCCCAACACCGCGGCCCGCGCGCTGGTCACCGGCCGCTTCGGCATGATCGGCGTGGTCAGTTTCGACATCGGCGACCTCGGCAACGCCCGCACCTTCGGCGCCATCACCGCCGCCGCGGGCGAGGCCGGGTTCTCGGTCAACTTCATGGGCGTGCGCGCGCGGACCGAACAGGCCGTCTCCGAGGCGGTGGACCGGCTGGCCGTGCAGTCGGTGGACGGCATCGTGCTGATCGAGTCCCGCATCCTCGACACGCCCGCGCTGACCCTGCCCTCCGCACTGCCGGTGGTGGTCGCCGACGGCGACCGCGCGCACGGCTACCCCGGCGTGGACATCGACCAGGCCGACGGCGCCCGCCAAGCCGTCAACCACTTGCTCTCCCTTGGCCATGACACGGTCTGGCACCTCTCCGGCCCCTGCGACTCGCACGCCGCCCACCGCCGCGAACACGCCTGGCGGGACACCCTGCGCGCGGCCGGGGCCCCGGTGCCCGAACCGGTGCGCGGGGACTGGTCACCGGCCTCGGGGTACGAGCGGGGCAAGGCGCTGGCGGCCGATCCCGAGGTGCGGGCGGTGTTCGCGGCCAACGACCAGATGGCGCTGGGGCTGCTGCGCGCGCTGCACGAGGCCGGCCGGTCGGTGCCGGGGGAGGTCAGCGTGGTGGGCTTCGACGACATCCCGGAGGCGGCCTACCTGCCGGTGCCGCTGACCACGGTGCGCCAGGACTTCGCCGAGATCGGACGGCACTGCGTGGAACTGCTGGTGGAACGCATGGCCAATCCCGGCGGACCCGCGCGGCACCTCGAGGTCCCCGCCAAACTGGTGACGCGGTCGAGTACGGGAAGGCCGGCGGTCAAGGGCCATTAG
- a CDS encoding sugar ABC transporter permease, translating to MSSQRRRTALTGYAFFAPFLLVFLATVVLPLGYAGYLSLFHERLVGGRVFVGLDNYLKALSDPVFGAGLLRVTGFLVVQVPLMLGLAVVAALAIDSGRLWRPGLFRAGVFVPYAVPAVVAALMWGYLYGTDFGLAGQLGKLLGLSLPDFLGGSWLLAAIGNIVTWEFVGYNMLICYAALRAIPPELYEAAEVDGAGPLRVAWSVKLPALRPALLVATVFSVIGSFQLFNEPSILQSLAPASITTGYTPNLYAYNLAFDGLRFDYSAAIAVLVGLVTVVIAYVVHTVTERRERQG from the coding sequence GTGAGTTCTCAGCGCAGGCGCACCGCACTCACCGGGTACGCGTTCTTCGCCCCCTTCCTGCTGGTGTTCCTGGCCACCGTGGTGCTGCCCCTGGGTTACGCGGGCTACCTCAGCCTCTTCCACGAGCGACTGGTCGGCGGGCGGGTGTTCGTCGGCCTGGACAACTACCTCAAGGCGCTCAGCGACCCGGTCTTCGGCGCGGGCCTGCTGCGGGTGACCGGTTTCCTCGTGGTGCAGGTGCCGTTGATGCTCGGCCTCGCGGTGGTCGCGGCGCTGGCCATCGACAGCGGCAGGCTGTGGCGGCCAGGACTGTTCCGCGCCGGGGTGTTCGTGCCCTACGCGGTGCCCGCGGTGGTGGCCGCGCTGATGTGGGGCTACCTCTACGGCACCGACTTCGGCCTGGCCGGACAGCTCGGCAAGCTGCTCGGCCTGTCACTGCCGGACTTCCTCGGCGGATCCTGGCTGCTCGCCGCCATCGGCAACATCGTCACCTGGGAGTTCGTCGGCTACAACATGCTCATCTGCTACGCCGCGCTGCGCGCGATCCCGCCCGAGCTCTACGAGGCGGCCGAGGTCGACGGCGCGGGCCCGCTGCGGGTGGCCTGGAGCGTGAAGCTGCCCGCGCTGCGCCCGGCGCTGCTGGTGGCCACGGTGTTCTCGGTGATCGGCAGCTTCCAGCTGTTCAACGAGCCCAGCATCCTGCAGAGCCTGGCCCCGGCCTCGATCACCACCGGCTACACGCCCAACCTCTACGCCTACAACCTGGCCTTCGACGGCCTGCGCTTCGACTACTCCGCCGCCATCGCCGTGTTGGTGGGCCTGGTCACCGTGGTGATCGCCTACGTCGTGCACACGGTCACCGAACGCCGGGAGCGCCAGGGATGA
- a CDS encoding carbohydrate ABC transporter permease produces MLLMLGYALLPLVWLFVSATKSDADLFSSFGLWFGGEFSLWDNIKRVLAYDNGIYLSWFGNSLLYAVAGAGGAALIATLGGYALAKFDFPGRRWLFLLVLGAISVPGTALALPTYLLFAEAGIVDSAWAVILPSLASPFGLYLMRAYALEAVPDSLLEAARLDGAGELRIFGTIALRLLAPGLVTVLLFALVATWNNYFLPLTMLSTPERFPLTVGLRQWNALANGGSGGGEAMYPLLLTGSLLAIVPLVVAFLFLQRFWQSGLATGAVKG; encoded by the coding sequence ATGCTGCTGATGCTGGGCTACGCGCTGCTGCCGCTGGTGTGGCTGTTCGTCAGCGCGACCAAGTCCGACGCCGACCTGTTCAGCTCCTTCGGGCTGTGGTTCGGCGGCGAGTTCTCCTTGTGGGACAACATCAAGCGGGTGCTGGCCTACGACAACGGGATCTACCTGAGCTGGTTCGGCAACAGCCTGCTCTACGCGGTGGCCGGGGCCGGTGGCGCGGCGCTGATCGCCACCCTCGGCGGCTACGCGCTGGCCAAGTTCGACTTCCCCGGCAGGCGCTGGCTGTTCCTGCTGGTGCTGGGCGCGATCTCGGTGCCGGGCACCGCGCTGGCCCTGCCCACCTACCTGCTCTTCGCCGAAGCCGGCATCGTGGACAGCGCGTGGGCGGTCATCCTGCCCTCGCTGGCCAGCCCGTTCGGCCTGTACCTGATGCGCGCCTACGCCCTGGAGGCGGTGCCGGACTCGCTGCTGGAGGCGGCCAGGCTGGACGGCGCGGGTGAGCTGCGGATCTTCGGCACCATCGCGCTGCGGCTGCTGGCCCCCGGCCTGGTCACCGTGCTGCTGTTCGCGCTGGTGGCCACCTGGAACAACTACTTCCTGCCGCTGACCATGCTGAGCACGCCGGAGCGGTTCCCGCTCACCGTCGGGCTGCGGCAGTGGAACGCCCTGGCCAACGGCGGTTCCGGCGGCGGCGAGGCGATGTACCCGTTGCTGCTCACCGGCAGCCTGCTGGCGATCGTGCCACTGGTGGTGGCTTTCCTGTTCCTGCAACGGTTCTGGCAGTCCGGACTGGCCACCGGCGCGGTGAAGGGATGA
- a CDS encoding extracellular solute-binding protein, translating to MRMRALLLAVLLLTGCAAPVQDGVRLTFWTWVPGMDALARKFEATHPGIRVKVVNAGQTKDTYTKLQIAVRAGRGAPDLAQIEYSALPQFAVTKQIADLSALGADALRDRFTDSAWAQVSIGGRVYGVPQDTGPMVMFYRRDVFDRLGLTPPRTWAEYVETGRRIKAADPQVRLGFLDPGDPGTVDGLLWHAGATPFRLRDNTSVTLDLTGSPGARAVADTWSTLLREELVAPVPSWTDEWWKAASAGRYATWLAGAWAPANLAHAIPESSGKWAVAPMPKDSPGEAENGGSSVAVVAGSEQQAAALTFATWLNAEPEGAGLLNRELGLFPATRALLRDPAFLDQELPFFGGQRANRVFAAASDGVRPGWHYLPYQPYANTQFKDTVGQAIVNRTALGPALADWQRRIADYGREQGFTITTGG from the coding sequence ATGAGGATGCGCGCGCTGTTGCTGGCCGTCCTGCTGCTGACCGGCTGTGCCGCCCCGGTGCAGGACGGGGTGCGGCTGACCTTCTGGACCTGGGTGCCCGGCATGGACGCGCTGGCCCGCAAGTTCGAGGCCACCCACCCCGGGATCCGGGTGAAGGTGGTCAACGCGGGGCAGACCAAGGACACCTACACCAAGCTGCAGATCGCGGTGCGCGCCGGGCGCGGCGCGCCGGACCTGGCGCAGATCGAGTACTCCGCACTGCCGCAGTTCGCGGTCACCAAGCAGATCGCCGACCTCTCCGCCCTCGGCGCGGACGCCCTGCGGGACCGGTTCACCGACTCGGCCTGGGCGCAGGTGAGCATCGGCGGCCGGGTCTACGGCGTGCCGCAGGACACCGGCCCGATGGTGATGTTCTACCGCAGGGACGTCTTCGACCGGCTCGGCCTCACCCCGCCGCGCACCTGGGCGGAGTACGTGGAGACCGGCCGCCGGATCAAGGCCGCCGACCCACAGGTCCGCCTCGGCTTCCTGGACCCCGGCGACCCCGGCACCGTGGACGGGCTGCTGTGGCACGCGGGCGCGACGCCGTTCCGGTTGCGGGACAACACTTCGGTGACCCTGGACCTCACCGGGTCGCCGGGTGCGCGGGCGGTCGCGGACACCTGGTCCACGCTGCTGCGCGAGGAGCTGGTGGCGCCGGTGCCGAGCTGGACCGACGAGTGGTGGAAGGCCGCCTCGGCCGGCCGTTACGCCACCTGGCTGGCCGGGGCCTGGGCGCCGGCGAACCTGGCGCACGCGATCCCGGAGTCCAGCGGGAAGTGGGCGGTGGCCCCGATGCCGAAGGACAGCCCGGGCGAGGCGGAGAACGGCGGCTCCTCGGTCGCGGTGGTCGCGGGGAGCGAGCAGCAGGCCGCCGCGCTGACCTTCGCCACCTGGCTCAACGCCGAACCCGAGGGCGCGGGCCTGCTCAACCGCGAGCTGGGCCTGTTCCCGGCCACCCGCGCGCTGCTGCGCGATCCGGCCTTCCTGGACCAGGAGCTGCCCTTCTTCGGCGGCCAGCGGGCCAACCGGGTCTTCGCCGCGGCCTCGGACGGGGTGCGGCCCGGCTGGCACTACCTGCCGTACCAGCCCTACGCCAACACCCAGTTCAAGGACACCGTGGGCCAGGCCATCGTCAACCGCACCGCCCTGGGTCCCGCGCTGGCCGACTGGCAGCGCCGCATCGCCGACTACGGCCGCGAGCAGGGTTTCACCATCACCACCGGAGGATGA
- a CDS encoding beta-galactosidase, giving the protein MLALTEDGFTLHGKPFRLISGALHYFRVHPDQWADRLRKARLMGLNTIDTYVPWNLHEPRRGEWHWDGIADLPRFLDLAAAEGLHVLLRPGPYICAEWDGGGLPAWLLAEPDIRLRTTDPRFLAAVADYFAELLPKVRPHLGGPVLAVQVENEYGAYGEDTAYLEAVAGMLRAGGVNLPLFTCDQPGDLVKGALPGVLATATFGSRATEALTRLREVQPSGPLVCAEFWDGWFDRWGGVHRTRTAGDAASTLDELLGAGASVSIYLFHGGTNFGFTNGANDKGTYRPTVTSYDYDAPLDEAGDPAPKYHAFREVIARYAPVPDEPVPAPGRKLSVPEIQLTESVSLLDSVAALGGGRRFLTPPTMEELGQASGFTLYETVLAQDGPITLEVSEFGDRVQAFLDGQPVGVLERENHEHTLRCRVRPGAVLALLVENQGRVNYGPGIHDRKGLLGPVRANGTELLGWTAHPLELTELSGLDFTDEPPGLGPVFHRGTLELAEPADTFLALAGWTKGNAWVNGFPLGRYWSRGPQRTLYVPAPVLRPGRNEIVVLELHATRAPVVALREHPDLGELEE; this is encoded by the coding sequence ATGCTGGCTCTGACCGAAGACGGCTTCACCTTGCACGGCAAGCCTTTCCGGCTGATCTCGGGCGCGCTGCACTACTTCCGGGTGCACCCGGACCAGTGGGCCGACCGGCTGCGCAAGGCGCGGCTGATGGGCCTGAACACCATCGACACCTACGTGCCGTGGAACCTGCACGAGCCGCGCCGCGGCGAGTGGCACTGGGACGGGATCGCCGACCTGCCCAGGTTCCTGGACCTGGCCGCGGCCGAGGGCCTGCACGTGCTGCTGCGCCCCGGCCCCTACATCTGCGCCGAGTGGGACGGCGGCGGACTGCCCGCCTGGCTGCTGGCCGAACCGGACATCCGTTTGCGCACAACCGATCCGCGTTTCCTGGCCGCGGTGGCGGACTACTTCGCCGAGCTGCTGCCGAAGGTGCGGCCACACCTGGGCGGGCCGGTGCTGGCGGTGCAGGTGGAGAACGAGTACGGCGCCTACGGCGAGGACACGGCCTACCTGGAGGCGGTCGCGGGGATGCTGCGCGCGGGCGGGGTGAACCTGCCGCTGTTCACCTGCGACCAGCCGGGCGACCTGGTCAAGGGCGCGCTGCCGGGGGTGCTGGCCACCGCGACCTTCGGCAGCCGGGCCACCGAGGCGCTGACCCGGCTGCGCGAGGTGCAGCCCAGCGGGCCGCTGGTGTGCGCGGAGTTCTGGGACGGCTGGTTCGACCGCTGGGGCGGCGTGCACCGGACGCGCACTGCCGGGGACGCGGCGTCCACTTTGGACGAACTGCTGGGCGCGGGCGCCTCGGTGAGCATCTACCTCTTCCACGGCGGCACCAACTTCGGCTTCACCAACGGCGCCAACGACAAGGGCACCTACCGGCCGACGGTGACCTCCTACGACTACGACGCCCCGCTGGACGAGGCGGGCGACCCGGCGCCGAAGTACCACGCCTTCCGCGAGGTCATCGCCCGCTACGCGCCGGTGCCCGACGAACCGGTCCCCGCTCCCGGCCGCAAGCTGTCCGTGCCGGAGATCCAGCTGACCGAGTCGGTGTCGCTGCTGGACTCGGTGGCCGCGCTCGGCGGCGGACGGCGGTTCCTGACCCCGCCGACGATGGAGGAACTGGGCCAGGCCAGCGGGTTCACCCTGTACGAGACGGTGCTGGCCCAGGACGGGCCGATCACCCTGGAGGTCAGCGAGTTCGGCGACCGGGTGCAGGCCTTCCTGGACGGCCAGCCGGTCGGCGTGCTGGAACGGGAGAACCACGAGCACACGCTGCGCTGCCGGGTCCGGCCGGGCGCGGTGCTGGCCCTGCTGGTGGAGAACCAGGGCCGGGTCAACTACGGGCCGGGCATCCACGACCGCAAGGGCCTGCTCGGCCCGGTCCGCGCCAACGGCACCGAGCTGCTGGGCTGGACCGCGCACCCGCTGGAGCTGACCGAGCTGTCCGGGCTCGACTTCACGGACGAGCCGCCGGGGCTGGGTCCGGTCTTCCACCGCGGCACGCTGGAACTGGCCGAGCCCGCCGACACGTTCTTGGCGCTGGCCGGCTGGACCAAGGGCAACGCCTGGGTCAACGGCTTCCCGCTGGGCCGCTACTGGTCCCGCGGCCCGCAGCGCACGCTCTACGTCCCGGCACCGGTGCTGCGGCCGGGACGGAACGAGATCGTCGTGCTGGAACTGCACGCGACCAGGGCCCCGGTGGTGGCCCTGCGCGAGCATCCTGATCTCGGTGAACTGGAGGAATGA
- a CDS encoding diiron oxygenase translates to MTSQAVAQRLLDSSQALSYDPTTEVDWETPLDESHHGMSPEWCSLYGTAYWAEMTPEQQRELTRQESASVASTGIWFEMILQQMVLRDFYAKDPTDPAFQWALTEIADECRHSIMFARGAAKLGAPAYRPSRLVVELGRIFKTVATGESAYASILVAEEVLDVMQRDWMRDERVAPFVRTINNIHVVEESRHMKFAREETKERLRGAGWLRRQIDALVVSIVSYFIVTSMVNPKVYANAGLDTKRALREAKANQQYKSMMRSSCAGLMEFLNSAGLLTKPATWFYQRANLI, encoded by the coding sequence ATGACCAGCCAGGCCGTTGCGCAGAGGTTGCTGGACTCGTCGCAGGCGCTGTCCTACGACCCCACAACCGAGGTCGACTGGGAAACGCCGCTGGATGAGTCCCACCACGGCATGAGCCCGGAGTGGTGCAGCCTGTACGGCACCGCCTACTGGGCGGAGATGACCCCCGAGCAGCAGCGGGAGCTGACCCGCCAGGAGTCGGCCTCGGTGGCCAGCACCGGGATCTGGTTCGAGATGATCCTGCAGCAGATGGTGCTGCGCGACTTCTACGCCAAGGACCCCACCGACCCGGCCTTCCAGTGGGCGCTGACCGAGATCGCCGACGAGTGCCGCCACTCCATCATGTTCGCCCGCGGCGCGGCCAAGCTCGGCGCGCCCGCCTACCGGCCGAGCAGGCTGGTGGTGGAGCTGGGCCGGATCTTCAAGACGGTGGCCACCGGGGAGTCCGCCTACGCCTCGATCCTGGTCGCCGAGGAGGTCCTCGACGTCATGCAGCGGGACTGGATGCGGGACGAGCGGGTGGCCCCGTTCGTGCGCACCATCAACAACATCCACGTGGTCGAGGAGTCCCGGCACATGAAGTTCGCCAGGGAGGAGACCAAGGAGCGGCTGCGCGGCGCGGGCTGGCTGCGCAGGCAGATCGACGCGCTGGTGGTCTCCATCGTGTCCTACTTCATCGTCACCAGCATGGTGAACCCGAAGGTCTACGCCAACGCCGGACTGGACACCAAGCGGGCGCTGCGCGAGGCCAAGGCCAACCAGCAGTACAAGTCCATGATGCGCTCCAGCTGCGCGGGCCTGATGGAGTTCCTCAACTCCGCCGGTCTGCTGACCAAGCCCGCCACCTGGTTCTACCAGCGCGCGAACCTGATCTGA
- a CDS encoding FAD-dependent oxidoreductase — MAFAITQTCCNDASCIAVCPVNCIHPTPGEPGFGTTEMLYVDPKACIDCGACADACPVDAIFPVADLPGPLKPYARINADYYADRPPALASAEHAPMFHDWDPPEFARAIPADFPALDVAVVGTGPAGMYAVADLLLHTNARVTLIDRLPVPGGLIRYGVAPDHPSTKKIGETFARFHDHPRLRLRLGVRVGAEVTAAELAQRHDAVIYAVGASSARSLEIPGEQLAGSLAATTVVAWYNGHPDVPADAVDPSAERVVVVGNGNVALDVARILTADPRTLEGTTIAPEALARLHTSKVREVVLLARRGPEVAAYTIPELLALIQRTDVDVVVDDADPRTAQAIDAAAALDKAGLLQGLKREPVDLAAPPPPGRRRIVLRFHSAPREVLGDTEVRGLRVTGPDGEAEIATGQVVRAVGYRGIPVPGLPFDEDSGTIPHHEGRVADRPGTYVVGWIKRGPSGGIGANKACAGETIGSLLADAVAGKLRPRRRRLTSRLLGRTAS; from the coding sequence ATGGCCTTCGCGATCACCCAGACCTGCTGCAACGACGCGTCCTGCATCGCGGTCTGCCCGGTCAACTGCATCCACCCGACCCCGGGTGAGCCGGGCTTCGGCACCACCGAAATGCTCTACGTGGATCCGAAGGCCTGCATCGACTGCGGCGCCTGCGCGGATGCCTGTCCGGTCGACGCGATCTTCCCGGTCGCCGACCTGCCAGGCCCGCTCAAGCCCTACGCCCGCATCAACGCCGACTACTACGCCGACCGGCCGCCCGCCCTGGCCAGCGCCGAGCACGCGCCGATGTTCCACGACTGGGACCCACCGGAGTTCGCCCGCGCCATCCCGGCCGACTTCCCGGCGCTGGACGTCGCGGTGGTGGGCACCGGCCCGGCCGGCATGTACGCGGTGGCGGACCTGTTGCTGCACACCAACGCCAGGGTCACGCTGATCGACCGGCTGCCGGTGCCCGGCGGGCTGATCCGCTACGGCGTCGCGCCGGACCACCCGTCCACCAAGAAGATCGGCGAGACCTTCGCCCGCTTCCACGACCACCCGAGGCTGCGGCTGCGCCTTGGCGTGCGGGTCGGCGCGGAGGTCACCGCGGCGGAGCTGGCCCAGCGGCACGACGCGGTGATCTACGCCGTCGGCGCCTCCTCGGCGCGCTCGCTGGAGATCCCCGGCGAGCAGCTGGCCGGCAGCCTGGCCGCCACCACCGTGGTCGCCTGGTACAACGGCCATCCCGATGTGCCGGCGGACGCGGTGGACCCCTCGGCGGAGCGGGTGGTCGTGGTGGGCAACGGCAACGTGGCCCTGGACGTGGCCCGCATCCTGACCGCCGACCCGCGCACCCTCGAAGGCACCACCATCGCCCCGGAAGCGTTGGCGCGCCTGCACACCAGCAAGGTCCGCGAGGTCGTGCTGCTGGCCAGGCGCGGCCCCGAGGTGGCCGCGTACACCATCCCGGAACTGCTCGCGCTGATCCAGCGCACGGACGTGGACGTGGTGGTCGACGACGCCGACCCCCGCACCGCGCAGGCCATCGACGCCGCCGCCGCGCTGGACAAGGCCGGTCTGCTGCAAGGCCTCAAACGGGAACCCGTGGACCTGGCCGCCCCTCCCCCGCCGGGCCGCCGCCGCATCGTGCTGCGGTTCCACTCGGCGCCCCGGGAGGTCCTCGGCGACACCGAGGTGCGCGGCCTGCGGGTCACCGGCCCGGACGGTGAGGCCGAGATCGCCACCGGCCAGGTGGTCCGGGCGGTCGGCTACCGCGGCATCCCGGTGCCGGGACTGCCCTTCGACGAGGACAGCGGCACCATCCCGCACCACGAGGGACGGGTGGCGGACCGGCCGGGGACCTACGTGGTCGGCTGGATCAAACGCGGGCCCAGCGGCGGCATCGGCGCGAACAAGGCATGTGCGGGTGAAACGATCGGATCGCTGCTCGCGGACGCGGTCGCCGGCAAGCTGCGGCCACGGCGCAGGCGGCTCACCTCGCGCCTGCTGGGCCGGACGGCGAGCTGA